In a genomic window of Meleagris gallopavo isolate NT-WF06-2002-E0010 breed Aviagen turkey brand Nicholas breeding stock chromosome 1, Turkey_5.1, whole genome shotgun sequence:
- the LOC104917562 gene encoding transcription factor SPT20 homolog isoform X2 produces the protein MSLSQALPVMTIPLSTMVTSITTGTTSTQVMANPAGLNFINVVGSVCGAQTLMSGSNPMLGCNTGAIAPAGINLSGILPSGGLVPSALPAAMQSASQAGSPFGLKNASNLRPLNLLQGSDQGPSNQDQALSAQQAAVINLTGVGNFMQPQATVAILAASNGYGSSSSTSSSSATSAAFRQPLKK, from the exons ATGTCTCTGAGCCAGGCACTGCCTGTAATGACCATTCCTCTTTCCACCATGGTAACATCCATTACTACAGGAACAACCTCCACCCAGGTCATGGCAAACCCTGCAGGACTTAACTTCATCAATGTAGTGGGCTCTGTGTG TGGAGCACAGACATTGATGAGTGGTTCAAACCCTATGTTGGGGTGCAACACTGGTGCCATAGCCCCTGCAGGTATAAATCTGAGTGGCATTTTACCATCAGGAGGTCTGGTACCAAGTGCACTGCCCGCTGCAATGCAGTCTGCCTCTCAAGCAG GCAGCCCTTTTGGTTTGAAAAATGCATCAAATCTTCGGCCCTTAAATCTTCTACAG GGGTCTGACCAAGGTCCATCAAATCAAGATCAGGCATTGTCTGCCCAACAAGCTGCTGTCATTAACCTGACGGGAGTAGGGAATTTCATGCAACCTCAAGCCACAG TTGCGATTCTTGCAGCATCAAATGGctatggcagcagcagcagcacaagcagctcaTCTGCGACATCAGCAGCATTCAGGCAGCCACtcaaaaagtaa
- the LOC104917562 gene encoding transcription factor SPT20 homolog isoform X1, giving the protein MSLSQALPVMTIPLSTMVTSITTGTTSTQVMANPAGLNFINVVGSVCGAQTLMSGSNPMLGCNTGAIAPAGINLSGILPSGGLVPSALPAAMQSASQAGSPFGLKNASNLRPLNLLQGSDQGPSNQDQALSAQQAAVINLTGVGNFMQPQATAVAILAASNGYGSSSSTSSSSATSAAFRQPLKK; this is encoded by the exons ATGTCTCTGAGCCAGGCACTGCCTGTAATGACCATTCCTCTTTCCACCATGGTAACATCCATTACTACAGGAACAACCTCCACCCAGGTCATGGCAAACCCTGCAGGACTTAACTTCATCAATGTAGTGGGCTCTGTGTG TGGAGCACAGACATTGATGAGTGGTTCAAACCCTATGTTGGGGTGCAACACTGGTGCCATAGCCCCTGCAGGTATAAATCTGAGTGGCATTTTACCATCAGGAGGTCTGGTACCAAGTGCACTGCCCGCTGCAATGCAGTCTGCCTCTCAAGCAG GCAGCCCTTTTGGTTTGAAAAATGCATCAAATCTTCGGCCCTTAAATCTTCTACAG GGGTCTGACCAAGGTCCATCAAATCAAGATCAGGCATTGTCTGCCCAACAAGCTGCTGTCATTAACCTGACGGGAGTAGGGAATTTCATGCAACCTCAAGCCACAG CAGTTGCGATTCTTGCAGCATCAAATGGctatggcagcagcagcagcacaagcagctcaTCTGCGACATCAGCAGCATTCAGGCAGCCACtcaaaaagtaa
- the EXOSC8 gene encoding exosome complex component RRP43 — MLRPFEWKRTDFTKQHFLSSGSITTADGSALVKLGNTTVICGVKAELAAPAVDSANKGYIVPNVELPSLCSTRFRSGPPGEEAQAASQFIADVIENSQIIAKEDLCIAEGKLAWVLYCDIICLDYDGNILDASTFALLAALKNVQLPSVTINEETGLSEVNLKQKNPLVIRKHPVATSFAIFDDTLLIVDPTAEEEDLATGTVTVVTDEDDRLCSVHKPGGSPLTGAKLQDCISRAITRHKEVKKLIDKVIKSIKPK, encoded by the exons ATGTTAAGGCCCTTTGAAtggaaaagaacagattttaCTAAACAGCACTTTCTCTCTTCAGGTTCAATTACAACTGCAGATGGTTCCGCCTTGGTGAAGTTGGGAAATACTACAGTAATTTGTGGAGTGAAAGCG GAGCTTGCTGCACCTGCGGTAGATTCTGCTAATAAGGGATATATTG TTCCAAATGTAGAATTGCCGTCTCTCTGCTCAACGAGGTTTCGCTCCGGACCTCCTGGTGAAGAGGCTCAAGCAGCAAGCCAGTTCATTGCAGATGTGATTGAAAA ttcaCAGATAATAGCAAAAGAAGATCTGTGTATTGCAGAGGGCAAG CTTGCTTGGGTGTTATACTGTGATATCATATGTCTGGACTACGATGGGAACATCTTGGATGCCAGTACCTTTGCTTTGTtagcagcactgaaaaatg tacAGCTGCCATCTGTTACTATAAATGAAGAAACTGGTTTGTCCGAAGTTAATTTAAAGCAGAAGAATCCCTTGGTTATCAGAAAGCATCCAGTTGCCACATCGTTTGCTATATTTGATGA cacATTACTCATTGTTGACCCAACTGCTGAAGAAGAAGACTTAGCAACTGGAACAGTGACTGTTGTCACAGATGAAGATGACAGACTTTGTTCTGTCCACAAACCAG GTGGAAGTCCTCTGACAGGAGCCAAGCTTCAGGACTGTATCAGCAGAGCCATTACGAGACACAAAGAAGTAAAGAAGCTGATAGACAAAGTAATAAAAAGTATAAAGCCCAAGTGA